One segment of Bacillus alkalisoli DNA contains the following:
- a CDS encoding spore germination protein, whose protein sequence is MPAIVGPVQINSVGGGSVNFGDSFYLSPKATGKTQSGSGGFNTGNFIVANNGLSATNTIDPDVNDQNIAANQ, encoded by the coding sequence ATGCCAGCGATTGTAGGCCCAGTACAAATTAATTCTGTTGGTGGTGGCTCTGTTAACTTCGGTGATTCCTTTTACTTAAGCCCGAAGGCTACAGGTAAAACACAAAGTGGTTCTGGAGGTTTTAACACAGGAAATTTCATCGTAGCAAATAACGGTCTTAGCGCAACAAATACAATTGACCCAGATGTTAATGACCAAAATATAGCAGCAAATCAATAA
- a CDS encoding spore germination protein GerPE, giving the protein MRVSQVEEVNVHSLSFSSHFTIGDSANINAFSKALAVKREFPRFYGREGNFLAYSLFTRPIPKPVITENVCLNVTNNNRNIHVQKVDISGISFSSVFQIGSNKTTNAEARIKHIRQLLGNGNDKEADEE; this is encoded by the coding sequence ATGAGAGTTTCCCAGGTAGAAGAAGTTAATGTTCACTCCTTATCATTTAGTTCTCATTTTACCATTGGAGATTCTGCTAACATTAATGCTTTTTCGAAAGCTTTAGCTGTTAAGAGGGAATTTCCTCGATTTTATGGAAGAGAAGGAAATTTTCTTGCTTATTCATTATTCACTAGACCAATTCCCAAACCGGTTATTACCGAAAATGTTTGCTTGAATGTTACCAATAATAACCGTAACATACATGTACAGAAGGTAGATATAAGTGGTATTTCCTTTTCGTCTGTTTTTCAAATTGGTTCAAATAAAACGACAAATGCAGAAGCTAGAATAAAGCATATAAGACAATTACTTGGAAATGGTAACGATAAAGAAGCAGATGAAGAATGA
- a CDS encoding spore germination protein yields MPAIVGPVAINSISGGAVNFGDSFYLSPKSASKTNAGSGCFNTGNFIVTNNGLSATNTIDPDVNDQNISANN; encoded by the coding sequence ATGCCTGCAATAGTCGGTCCTGTTGCTATCAATAGTATTAGTGGTGGCGCCGTAAATTTTGGTGATTCATTTTATCTTTCGCCTAAAAGTGCGTCTAAAACAAATGCCGGATCTGGATGTTTTAATACAGGGAATTTTATCGTAACAAATAACGGTCTAAGTGCAACAAACACCATTGATCCTGATGTTAACGATCAGAATATCTCGGCAAATAACTAA
- the addB gene encoding helicase-exonuclease AddAB subunit AddB has product MSKVKFIIGRTGSGKSTWCQNEVIKQLEQTPDGSPIIYLVPEQMTFQTEYELVRTNTLNGIIRAQVFSFTRLAWRVLQEVGGISRFHIDQTGIHMMLRKVIEEHKQQFHVFGKSAEQFGFIEQMEGMITEFKRYCVTPELLQEKIHRMETDDMIADHERMLAKKLTDILVVYSQLDSILQGKYVDGEDYLTLLAEKIPYSNYLKDATVYVDGFHSFTPQEYEVMKMLMKQCKSINISLTLDKEYNEEAPYDLHLFRMTGVTYQKLRNMALDEGIKVEKSLMLEPFQRFTNALSLQHLEQYFDVRPTVAYSGKLELSIFQSVNRRAEVEGIAREIVQLVRDKGNRYKDIAIIVRNSNDYNDLLHTIFTDYEIPHFMDAKKTMLHHPLVELIRSSLETITRTWRYESVFRCIKTDLLFHPKQRLDIMREKTDKLENYVLSYGIQGSKWTNDKPWKYLRYANIDTERPYVQTDAELRYEEEINELRELIVQPILTLQKRWKKTKTVEGYCRALYQFLEELKIPQKLEARMEKAEAEGQLQKAKEHEQVWKAVINMLDQMVELIGDHAVSVSMFSNMIESGLESMQFSLVPPAADQVIIANFDLSRLSNIKHTFVIGVNEGVIPAKVKDEGFVSEEDREFLSSYGLELAPGSLEKLLDDHFLAYIAFTSAKERLHITYPLADEEGKTMLASSYIKRLKEMFPELKERLILNEPTDLPIEEQLGFIHSPSTTLSHLAVELQAWKKHYPIEDIWWDVYNEFLAVPTWKRKADIALNSLFYRNEAANLKEEVSQQLYGDHIQASVSRMEKFQACPFSHFASHGLKLKERKTYKLEAPDIGQLFHAALKQIADSLRKQGLDWRALSKSECERYAYEAVEMLAPKLQAEILLSSNRYHYIKQKLQAIVSRASYILSEHAKASKFTPIGLELGFGQKEELPPISFTLPNGTTMELIGRIDRVDKAQGDNGLLLRIVDYKSSDKGLDLTEVYYGLALQMLTYLDVVITHSEKWLGEKATPAGVLYFHVHNPLIKTKGMVAEDIIEDEIFKSFKMKGLMLGDEDIVRLMDQTLETGTSKIVSAGINKKGGFSASSSIASEEEFTALREHVRNSYMNIGTNITSGETSITPYKLKNKTPCTFCSYKSICQFDTSLEENEYRMLQPLKKEELLANLNKNKEGGEVE; this is encoded by the coding sequence ATGTCGAAGGTGAAATTTATAATTGGTCGTACCGGAAGCGGCAAATCGACTTGGTGTCAAAATGAAGTAATTAAACAACTAGAACAAACTCCAGACGGATCACCAATTATCTACTTAGTACCAGAACAAATGACTTTCCAAACAGAATACGAACTAGTCCGCACTAATACATTAAACGGAATAATTCGCGCGCAAGTGTTTAGTTTTACGCGTTTAGCATGGAGAGTATTACAAGAAGTAGGTGGCATTAGTCGCTTCCATATAGACCAAACAGGAATACATATGATGCTTCGCAAAGTAATCGAGGAGCATAAACAGCAGTTCCATGTTTTTGGTAAATCTGCAGAGCAATTTGGATTTATTGAACAGATGGAAGGGATGATCACGGAATTCAAGCGATATTGCGTAACTCCAGAGCTTTTACAAGAAAAAATTCATCGAATGGAAACCGACGATATGATTGCTGACCACGAACGAATGTTAGCAAAAAAACTAACGGATATTTTGGTCGTTTATAGTCAATTGGATTCAATCTTACAAGGGAAATATGTAGATGGTGAGGATTACTTAACGTTATTAGCCGAAAAAATTCCTTATTCTAACTACCTAAAAGATGCAACAGTATATGTTGATGGATTCCATAGTTTTACACCTCAAGAATATGAAGTAATGAAAATGTTAATGAAGCAATGCAAATCCATTAACATCTCTTTAACACTAGATAAAGAATACAATGAAGAAGCTCCATACGATTTACATCTATTCAGAATGACTGGTGTGACGTATCAAAAGCTAAGAAACATGGCACTCGATGAAGGAATAAAGGTAGAGAAATCATTAATGCTAGAACCGTTCCAACGATTTACAAACGCCTTATCCTTACAACATTTAGAGCAATATTTTGATGTGAGACCAACTGTCGCTTATAGTGGCAAGTTAGAATTATCTATTTTTCAATCTGTCAACAGACGAGCTGAAGTCGAAGGAATTGCTAGAGAAATCGTTCAACTAGTTAGAGACAAAGGCAATCGTTATAAAGATATCGCGATCATTGTTAGAAATAGTAATGATTATAACGACTTATTGCACACCATCTTTACAGATTATGAGATCCCTCATTTTATGGATGCAAAAAAGACGATGCTTCATCATCCGTTGGTGGAACTAATTAGGTCAAGTTTAGAAACGATTACGCGTACCTGGCGATATGAATCAGTATTCCGCTGTATAAAAACAGACCTTTTGTTCCATCCAAAACAAAGACTTGATATTATGCGAGAAAAAACGGATAAACTTGAAAATTATGTTTTATCATACGGAATTCAAGGAAGTAAATGGACAAATGATAAGCCTTGGAAATATTTGCGCTATGCGAATATTGATACAGAAAGACCATATGTTCAAACAGATGCAGAGTTACGTTATGAAGAAGAGATAAATGAGTTGCGAGAATTAATTGTTCAGCCGATTTTAACTTTGCAAAAAAGATGGAAAAAAACAAAAACGGTTGAAGGATATTGTAGAGCGTTATATCAATTTTTAGAAGAATTGAAAATCCCGCAAAAACTAGAAGCTCGCATGGAAAAAGCAGAAGCGGAAGGACAATTGCAAAAAGCGAAAGAACATGAACAAGTATGGAAAGCGGTCATTAACATGTTAGACCAGATGGTTGAATTAATCGGAGACCATGCTGTTTCTGTATCCATGTTTTCAAATATGATTGAAAGTGGATTAGAAAGTATGCAATTTAGTCTAGTTCCACCTGCAGCAGACCAAGTAATCATTGCAAATTTTGATTTATCCCGTTTATCAAACATTAAACATACATTCGTAATTGGCGTTAACGAAGGCGTAATTCCAGCAAAAGTGAAGGATGAAGGCTTTGTCTCGGAGGAAGACAGAGAATTTTTATCCTCCTATGGCTTAGAACTTGCTCCAGGTAGTTTAGAAAAGCTATTAGATGACCACTTTTTAGCGTATATTGCTTTTACAAGTGCAAAGGAAAGACTTCATATTACGTATCCATTAGCAGATGAAGAAGGGAAGACGATGTTAGCTTCTTCCTATATAAAAAGATTAAAAGAAATGTTTCCAGAGTTAAAGGAAAGGTTAATTTTAAACGAACCAACGGATTTACCAATAGAAGAACAATTAGGGTTTATCCACTCACCATCTACTACACTTTCTCATTTGGCAGTAGAACTGCAAGCATGGAAAAAACATTATCCAATCGAAGACATCTGGTGGGACGTTTACAATGAGTTTCTTGCTGTGCCAACATGGAAGCGTAAAGCAGATATTGCACTAAACAGTTTATTTTATCGTAATGAAGCTGCGAACCTTAAGGAAGAAGTTAGCCAACAATTATATGGTGATCACATTCAAGCGAGTGTGTCACGAATGGAGAAGTTCCAAGCTTGTCCATTTTCCCACTTTGCCTCACATGGCTTAAAGCTAAAGGAAAGAAAGACATATAAACTAGAGGCACCAGACATAGGTCAGCTTTTTCATGCAGCCTTAAAGCAAATTGCTGATTCACTGCGTAAGCAAGGATTAGATTGGAGAGCTTTATCAAAGTCCGAATGTGAAAGATATGCTTATGAAGCGGTAGAAATGTTAGCACCTAAGCTACAGGCAGAAATATTACTAAGTTCTAACCGTTATCACTATATAAAGCAAAAACTCCAAGCCATTGTCAGTCGAGCATCCTATATTTTAAGCGAACATGCGAAAGCAAGTAAATTTACTCCGATAGGGCTTGAACTTGGTTTTGGGCAAAAAGAAGAACTTCCACCAATAAGCTTTACACTTCCAAATGGTACAACGATGGAGCTGATAGGAAGAATTGACCGAGTGGACAAAGCGCAAGGTGATAACGGACTTTTATTAAGAATCGTTGACTATAAATCCAGTGATAAAGGATTAGACTTAACAGAAGTTTATTATGGATTAGCATTGCAAATGTTAACGTATTTGGATGTCGTCATAACGCACTCTGAAAAATGGTTAGGCGAAAAGGCAACTCCTGCCGGGGTTCTGTACTTCCATGTGCACAATCCGTTAATCAAGACAAAAGGAATGGTAGCCGAGGATATAATTGAGGACGAAATCTTTAAAAGTTTTAAAATGAAAGGACTAATGCTCGGAGACGAAGATATTGTTCGGCTAATGGACCAAACGTTAGAAACAGGGACCTCTAAAATTGTATCTGCAGGAATCAATAAAAAAGGCGGATTTAGTGCTAGTTCCTCCATAGCTTCAGAAGAAGAGTTTACTGCATTACGTGAACATGTAAGAAACTCCTATATGAATATAGGTACTAACATAACGAGTGGTGAAACTAGCATTACCCCGTATAAGTTGAAAAATAAAACACCTTGTACATTTTGTTCTTACAAATCGATATGTCAGTTTGATACATCGTTAGAAGAAAATGAATATAGAATGTTACAACCTTTAAAGAAGGAAGAACTTTTAGCAAATTTAAATAAAAACAAGGAAGGAGGAGAAGTAGAATGA
- a CDS encoding spore gernimation protein GerPD, with product MNFHVVNNGLHVNHIEITGVSSSSIFLIGDTQNICLSSIFDTPPESLIIGPFVPLTAE from the coding sequence TTGAATTTCCATGTAGTAAATAACGGTTTACATGTTAATCATATCGAAATTACAGGGGTATCTTCTTCTTCCATTTTTCTTATAGGTGACACTCAAAATATTTGTTTAAGTTCCATTTTCGATACTCCGCCAGAATCACTTATCATCGGTCCATTTGTTCCGTTAACAGCAGAGTAA
- the gerPC gene encoding spore germination protein GerPC, producing the protein MYYQQQPYFYESQQQMKQMQEIVEKQHKQIQTLEKLLKTMQQEIIQLKEKPTMNIERIEYKFDQLKVETLEGTLNIGLTPGSTGEIEDFIVTQDNMQVSVQKRSENVAKLVEEDLRNYLEKDASNAINTVAANQGRQLDVHYSDFMIQDIKSQLPKRINQYLNQITPEAIKQNLSDDEIRKMTVQQLKTDMTKAFSTFIQTIPSNKGGGKS; encoded by the coding sequence ATGTATTATCAACAACAACCTTACTTTTACGAATCTCAACAACAGATGAAACAGATGCAAGAGATAGTGGAAAAACAACACAAACAAATTCAGACGCTCGAAAAACTTTTAAAAACAATGCAACAAGAGATCATCCAACTAAAAGAAAAACCGACGATGAATATTGAACGGATTGAATATAAGTTTGACCAACTAAAAGTGGAAACATTAGAAGGAACGTTAAATATCGGGTTAACTCCAGGTTCAACTGGAGAAATAGAGGACTTCATCGTGACGCAAGACAACATGCAAGTATCTGTTCAAAAGCGCAGTGAGAATGTCGCTAAATTAGTGGAAGAAGATTTAAGAAACTATTTAGAAAAAGACGCCTCAAATGCAATTAATACAGTGGCCGCTAATCAAGGAAGACAACTAGATGTCCATTATTCCGATTTTATGATACAAGATATAAAGTCACAATTACCGAAACGAATTAATCAATATTTAAATCAAATTACACCTGAAGCAATAAAACAAAATTTAAGTGACGATGAAATTCGTAAAATGACTGTACAACAATTAAAAACAGATATGACAAAAGCATTTTCGACTTTTATCCAGACAATACCTAGTAATAAAGGTGGTGGCAAATCTTGA
- the addA gene encoding helicase-exonuclease AddAB subunit AddA, with the protein MIEMYPKPKDSQWTDEQWTAIVSTGRDILVAAAAGSGKTAVLVERMIHKIVNEHVDVDRLLVVTFTNASAAEMRHRIGEALEKELQKKPASLHLRRQLSLLNRANISTIHSFCLEVVRKYYYLINIDPSFRIADTTETQIIQEEVLDALLESEYGQEDNVRFFDLVDRFTNDRSDAALQTIILKLHDFSRANANPDSWLDELVNRYKQGANVSIDRLPFISMLKEDISLQLEGAKAMLHSAMEITKLPGGPYPRAVNVEEDLAQIFRLEEALKHSWEETYHAMQSIDFPRAKTCKGDEFDKEIGERWNKLRNKAKKVVNDLKDELFTRKTESFLKDLEELAPVMETLVQVVRKYGQSFTKMKQEKGLVDFSDLEHLCLAVLGVENEDGTIIRSEAGIRYQSLFKEVMVDEYQDTNMVQETILKLVTKDEEQSGNMFMVGDVKQSIYRFRLAEPFLFLSKYKRFAKDAEQMGQRIDLNRNFRSRKEVLDATNYIFKQVMGEKVGEIDYDDQAELKWGAKDYPEHNQTSAELILINRESNQEAESDELDEHVAGEATFDKVELETAQVEAKFIAKRIKELVQSKFQIYDKHLKGMRAVTYRDFVILLRSMPWAPQFTEQFKQEGIPLYANLSTGYFEATEVAVMISLLKIIDNPYQDIPLASVLRSPIVGLDSNDLANIRIQQKSGTYFEALRKFCRESVETEGEEVIQQKVIFFLDMLQKWRSQAREGALSDLIWQLYRDTSFYDFVGGMPGGKQRQANLRALYDRSRQYESTSFRGLFRFLRFIERMQDRGEDLGAARALGEQEDVVRLMTIHSSKGLEFPIVFVAGLSKQFNMMDLNSSYLLDKEFGLATKFVHPKLRITYPTILQLAMKRKARAQLIAEEMRVLYVALTRAKEKLYLLGTVKDATKSLADWNEHVSNEQWLLPDYVRANAKTYLDWIGPSLVRHNDTEVLRTDSVSAIVPEEITKHPAKLTISIIPVAEFLAEMEEEKLEEQALTEIIKKREAVPIESDWKDTVKKQLHWQYNYATATSVRSKQSVSELKRLKEPQDPYADMQLVSTTKKFFLDRPKFVQKQKLAPAEIGTAVHAAMQHIDFQTDLVTISSVREQISKMVARELITEEQAKVVDVESIVTFFETPIGMRLRNAKKIQREVPFSFALEADELYGKSELAGETVLLQGVIDCLFEDEHGVVLLDYKTDTITGRIKKEEEEIQSMLRSRYEKQIAYYSKAVEQIWHKTVNEKYLFFFDGNRLINI; encoded by the coding sequence ATGATAGAAATGTATCCAAAACCAAAGGATAGTCAATGGACAGATGAACAATGGACAGCGATCGTCTCCACTGGCCGAGATATTTTAGTTGCTGCGGCTGCAGGATCTGGAAAAACAGCTGTATTAGTAGAAAGAATGATTCATAAAATTGTAAATGAACATGTAGATGTCGACCGATTGCTAGTGGTTACCTTTACGAATGCGTCTGCGGCAGAAATGCGTCATCGTATTGGTGAGGCGCTAGAGAAAGAGCTACAAAAAAAGCCAGCTTCTCTGCATTTACGTAGGCAATTAAGTCTTTTAAACCGTGCGAACATTTCCACTATCCATTCATTTTGTTTAGAAGTTGTTCGAAAATATTATTATTTAATTAATATTGATCCGAGCTTTCGAATTGCTGATACGACAGAAACACAAATTATTCAAGAAGAAGTGTTAGATGCACTATTAGAAAGTGAATATGGACAAGAAGATAATGTTCGTTTTTTTGACTTAGTAGATCGCTTTACAAACGACCGATCGGATGCGGCATTACAAACAATCATTTTAAAGTTACATGATTTTTCTAGAGCGAATGCCAATCCAGATAGTTGGTTAGATGAATTAGTAAATCGTTATAAGCAAGGAGCAAACGTATCGATAGATAGACTGCCTTTTATCTCTATGTTAAAAGAAGACATTTCGTTGCAATTAGAAGGTGCGAAGGCTATGCTCCATAGCGCTATGGAAATTACGAAACTTCCAGGTGGACCATACCCTAGAGCTGTAAATGTTGAGGAAGATTTAGCACAAATATTTCGCTTGGAAGAAGCATTAAAACATTCATGGGAAGAAACGTATCATGCCATGCAGTCGATTGACTTTCCGCGAGCGAAAACCTGTAAGGGTGACGAGTTTGATAAAGAAATCGGAGAGCGATGGAATAAACTAAGAAATAAAGCAAAGAAGGTAGTAAATGACTTAAAGGACGAATTATTCACTCGTAAGACAGAATCATTTTTAAAAGATTTAGAAGAGCTAGCACCAGTTATGGAAACGTTAGTTCAAGTTGTACGTAAATATGGTCAGAGTTTTACGAAAATGAAACAAGAAAAAGGGCTCGTTGATTTCTCTGACTTGGAACATTTGTGCTTAGCCGTTTTAGGAGTGGAAAATGAAGACGGAACAATAATTCGTTCTGAAGCGGGAATACGTTATCAATCACTATTTAAAGAAGTGATGGTGGATGAATATCAAGATACGAATATGGTTCAAGAAACGATTCTAAAGCTTGTAACAAAAGATGAAGAACAGTCAGGAAACATGTTCATGGTAGGAGATGTAAAACAATCTATTTATCGATTTCGACTTGCAGAACCTTTCCTATTTTTAAGTAAATATAAACGATTTGCGAAAGATGCTGAACAGATGGGGCAAAGAATTGATCTTAACCGTAACTTCCGTTCTCGAAAAGAAGTACTAGATGCAACCAACTATATTTTCAAACAAGTAATGGGAGAAAAAGTTGGGGAAATCGACTATGACGATCAGGCTGAACTTAAATGGGGAGCTAAAGATTATCCAGAGCATAATCAGACATCTGCAGAACTTATTTTAATTAATAGAGAAAGTAATCAAGAAGCAGAGAGTGATGAGTTGGATGAACATGTTGCAGGTGAAGCTACTTTTGACAAAGTAGAATTAGAAACGGCACAAGTAGAAGCCAAATTTATTGCCAAAAGAATAAAAGAATTAGTTCAATCTAAATTTCAAATTTATGATAAACATTTAAAAGGTATGCGTGCAGTTACGTATCGAGATTTTGTCATATTGCTACGTTCGATGCCATGGGCACCTCAGTTTACGGAACAATTTAAACAAGAAGGTATACCACTATATGCAAACCTTAGTACGGGTTATTTTGAAGCAACTGAAGTCGCTGTGATGATTTCACTTTTAAAAATCATTGATAACCCATATCAAGATATACCGTTAGCTTCTGTGTTGCGCTCACCTATTGTTGGCTTAGATTCAAATGATTTAGCAAACATTCGAATTCAACAAAAAAGTGGCACTTATTTTGAAGCATTACGAAAGTTTTGTAGAGAAAGTGTTGAAACAGAAGGAGAAGAGGTAATACAACAAAAAGTAATCTTCTTTCTAGACATGTTACAAAAGTGGCGTTCGCAAGCGAGAGAAGGAGCACTTTCGGACTTAATATGGCAACTATACCGTGATACAAGTTTTTATGACTTTGTGGGTGGAATGCCAGGGGGTAAACAAAGACAGGCAAACTTACGTGCTCTATATGATAGGTCAAGGCAATACGAATCAACGTCATTTCGTGGATTATTTCGCTTTTTACGATTTATCGAGCGAATGCAAGATAGAGGAGAAGACCTTGGGGCAGCAAGAGCACTAGGGGAGCAAGAAGATGTTGTTCGTTTAATGACAATCCATTCGAGTAAAGGTTTAGAATTCCCGATAGTGTTTGTTGCTGGCCTTTCTAAACAATTCAACATGATGGATTTAAACAGTTCCTATTTACTTGATAAAGAGTTCGGGTTAGCGACTAAATTTGTCCATCCCAAACTACGAATCACGTATCCAACCATTTTACAATTAGCAATGAAACGAAAAGCAAGAGCTCAGCTTATTGCAGAAGAAATGCGTGTTTTATATGTAGCACTAACTCGTGCAAAAGAAAAACTATACCTATTAGGTACAGTTAAAGATGCAACAAAATCGCTCGCTGACTGGAATGAACATGTAAGTAATGAACAATGGCTTCTACCAGACTATGTAAGAGCAAATGCCAAAACGTATCTTGACTGGATAGGTCCTTCGTTAGTTAGACATAACGATACAGAGGTGTTGCGAACAGATTCTGTTTCAGCCATAGTACCTGAAGAAATAACGAAACATCCAGCGAAGTTAACTATATCCATTATTCCAGTTGCTGAATTTTTAGCTGAAATGGAAGAAGAAAAATTAGAAGAACAGGCTTTAACTGAAATAATAAAAAAACGAGAAGCAGTTCCTATAGAGTCAGATTGGAAAGATACAGTGAAAAAGCAATTACATTGGCAATATAATTACGCCACTGCCACATCGGTCCGTTCCAAACAATCCGTTTCAGAGCTAAAGAGGTTAAAAGAACCACAAGACCCTTATGCGGATATGCAATTAGTCTCAACGACGAAGAAATTTTTCTTGGATCGACCAAAGTTTGTTCAAAAGCAAAAATTGGCTCCAGCAGAAATTGGTACTGCCGTTCATGCTGCCATGCAACATATCGACTTCCAAACGGATTTGGTAACAATTTCTTCGGTTAGAGAGCAAATAAGTAAGATGGTTGCACGTGAGCTTATTACAGAAGAGCAAGCAAAAGTAGTGGACGTAGAATCAATCGTAACGTTTTTTGAAACGCCAATTGGAATGCGCCTAAGAAATGCGAAGAAAATTCAGCGTGAAGTGCCATTCAGTTTTGCTTTAGAAGCAGATGAGTTATATGGTAAAAGTGAGCTAGCAGGCGAGACGGTTTTACTTCAAGGTGTGATTGACTGTTTATTTGAAGATGAGCATGGTGTAGTATTACTTGATTATAAAACAGATACAATCACAGGTCGCATCAAGAAAGAAGAAGAAGAAATACAATCAATGCTTCGTAGTCGATACGAAAAGCAAATAGCCTATTACAGTAAAGCTGTCGAACAAATTTGGCATAAAACCGTCAATGAAAAATATTTATTTTTCTTTGATGGTAATCGGTTAATAAACATATAA